The sequence gtgggcagtgggcatggtgagggaGGACTGATGGTtagactgggtgatcttagtggtcttttccaaccttaataattctgtgattctatccaacctggcctcgagagcctccaggaatggggcaccacagcttctctgggcagctgtggccAGCACCTCACCgtcctctcagtgaaaaaatttccttctgaCATTTAAACTAAATCTTCCCATAGCAAATAAGCTGCAGACAGCTGACAGAGCTCCATTCCAACATCCAGAATAAAGCATAATGATGACATTGCCTGACTTCTGATGGGATGCTAGACAATCTTTCTTATTCAGACCGTATTTCTTGAAGGGTGCTGCTCTAATTCCCTGGTTTTGACATAGCTGAAGCGAGCACTAATTTTCCAATCTGTAGCAACAGCAACATCTAGCGACTGGAGCCTGCCCTGCATGCTTGCAGCACGCTTGCCGTTGGCGCAACGCAGTGCGTCCAGCAGTTCAGCAGCACACGGGATCCGAACGAGCAACTCAAGGTCGAGCAGAGGACTCTGGCGCAGGTGGAGTTGAAGCCTGAGCGCCCGCCTGCCCTGCGCTCCACCTGGAGGGCCGTCTCTCTGTGCCCTAGCAGACGCCCGGCCCCGTTTATCGGAGGAGAAGACAACAGCTCGTTGTATTTCAGGAGTGATTTCACCCTGTTAGAGGACAGAAATATCCTCGAGAGACGCGCAGCCGAGATCTCTCTTTGGAGATCGTGTATGAAGCAGATGAGGGCAGGGACACGCTATTGTACCGACTGCAGGAGGCGGGAAAGGGCCTAACGCCTCTACGGCGCCTCCTCTGCCTTCCGGAGGAAGCCCCGCCCGCGCCGGGGAACTACACGTCCCAGCATGCACCGCACGGTGGGAGGGGGTGGGGCCTACAGCCGCGCCTGCGCACTGCCTCCCCGCCGGGCCCGGGCGCAGCGGTGACCTCGAGTGGCGGTGGGAGAAAATGGCGGCGTCGGGGATCGCCCTGAAGGTGAAGTGGggctgggggaagaggggacGCGGCGCGTTATGGCTGGCCGTCACCTTCTTCCCGAGGGGGTTGGACAGCCGCTGTGTGTCTCGCAGGTGCGGCAGCTGAGCACGTCGGCGGCTCGGCCGGTCTCCAAGCTGGTGAAGGTGAGCGGGGCCGCGGGGTTTGGGTTTGGGGCCGGCTCCCCGCTCCGGGCCGCGCTCAGGCGCCGTCTGTCCCGCAGCCGCCCATCCAGGTGTACGGGCTGGAGGGCCGCTACGCCACCGCGCTGTATTCCGCCGCCACAAAGCAGAAGAAGCTGGAGCAGGTGGAGAAGGAGCTGGGCCGAGTGTGGGTAAGCTTCCCGAGCGCGTCTCGGCTTGGGGTCACgcaggggctgggggctgcggTCTGCCTGATGCTGTTAGGACGCTCCTGCCTGCTGTGAGACGTGTCAGGCCTGCCTGCACTCTGCACTCTGCCCCTAGTGCCACTCCGGGGTCTGGTGAGCTGCTTGAAGGAGCAGTGGCTCTAAAAGGAGCATCCTCTCTATGAGCTCCAACTGGAGCTGCCATTTCACTTCCCATCTGCTCTCTCCTGTCCTCTATCCTTGCTGAAGGGGTGACTGTGTTGCCTGTGTAGGCCTGGAAAACTCGTGGCCTTTACAGCATTGCTTGTGTGTTCTCTTAGACTCTTTTGAAGGACCCTAAGCTGTCCAGCATTATTATGAACCCTCACACCAAGGGCGCAGTTAAACAGAAAGCTGTAAATGACGCTTTAGCTAAAGAGAAGATGTCCCCTATTACCATCAACCTGATGAGTGAGTaatcatttacattttgaaaaacatctgaTACTGCTTTTGATTAGTTGTTGCTAACTGAATTTGCTTCTAGTGGGTGTGCTAAACCCTTCTGATACATGCATCTTCCAGACCTGCTTGCTGAAAATGGTCGCTTGCGCTACACTCCGGGCATTGTTTCTGCTTTTGGGAAGATCATGAGCGCATTCCGAGGAGAAG is a genomic window of Meleagris gallopavo isolate NT-WF06-2002-E0010 breed Aviagen turkey brand Nicholas breeding stock chromosome 1, Turkey_5.1, whole genome shotgun sequence containing:
- the ATP5PO gene encoding ATP synthase subunit O, mitochondrial, coding for MAASGIALKVRQLSTSAARPVSKLVKPPIQVYGLEGRYATALYSAATKQKKLEQVEKELGRVWTLLKDPKLSSIIMNPHTKGAVKQKAVNDALAKEKMSPITINLMNLLAENGRLRYTPGIVSAFGKIMSAFRGEVLCTVTTAQVG